The following are from one region of the Carnobacterium gallinarum DSM 4847 genome:
- a CDS encoding GAF domain-containing protein: MVEQNQIIQSKIQQLHDTLGVDFVGMALATTNEKTYRKEIRWKYVSGNISLRYQKIVLQEGRGLPGIVWRTGRTLIEADLEQRTAEELLEYPIALTEELKSVGVVPVFFYGDIVAILLIGYRQPNRVTLEVVQQLTEETASVAVLIQEKKEAKS, from the coding sequence ATGGTAGAGCAAAATCAGATTATTCAATCCAAAATCCAGCAATTACATGATACATTAGGCGTTGATTTTGTTGGAATGGCACTAGCTACAACCAACGAAAAAACATACCGTAAAGAAATTAGATGGAAATATGTTAGTGGTAACATTAGTTTACGTTATCAAAAGATTGTTCTTCAAGAGGGTCGTGGTTTACCAGGAATCGTTTGGCGTACTGGTCGGACATTGATTGAAGCTGATTTGGAGCAACGAACTGCTGAAGAGTTATTAGAATACCCAATTGCACTTACGGAAGAGTTGAAAAGTGTTGGTGTTGTACCAGTCTTTTTTTATGGAGATATTGTTGCTATTTTATTGATTGGCTATCGTCAACCGAATCGGGTTACCTTAGAGGTTGTGCAACAATTGACTGAGGAAACAGCCAGTGTAGCTGTTTTAATTCAAGAAAAAAAGGAGGCGAAAAGCTGA
- a CDS encoding response regulator encodes MIRVIVADDHVVVRNGLSHLINEQEDMEVIGHATDGIEAYMEVEKLEPDVVMMDLRMPPGENGLLTTKRIKEKFPAVKILILSMHDDEDYIIQALKAKADGYLLKSSNDREIIQGIRGVYQEQIYLDQQIYLGDNVLSKLEEDNEAPLENSYQQLSKREQEILPLVALGYGNKEIGERLFISVKTVEVHKANFMRKLKLSTRVELIHYAIKEQIIDI; translated from the coding sequence ATGATTCGTGTAATTGTAGCTGATGATCATGTAGTGGTGCGAAATGGCTTGTCTCATTTGATTAATGAGCAAGAGGATATGGAAGTAATAGGGCATGCTACAGATGGAATTGAAGCCTATATGGAAGTTGAAAAACTAGAACCAGATGTTGTAATGATGGATTTAAGAATGCCGCCGGGGGAAAATGGTTTATTGACAACAAAGCGGATTAAAGAAAAATTTCCTGCTGTTAAAATTTTGATTTTATCAATGCATGATGATGAGGATTATATTATTCAAGCATTGAAGGCTAAAGCAGATGGTTATTTATTGAAAAGTTCAAATGACCGAGAGATTATTCAAGGAATTCGAGGCGTTTATCAAGAGCAGATTTATTTGGATCAACAGATTTATTTGGGAGATAATGTACTGTCAAAACTGGAAGAAGATAACGAAGCACCTCTTGAAAATAGTTATCAGCAGTTATCGAAACGTGAACAAGAAATCTTGCCTTTAGTAGCTCTAGGATATGGCAACAAAGAGATTGGGGAACGTTTATTTATTTCTGTGAAAACGGTTGAAGTTCATAAAGCTAATTTTATGCGAAAGTTAAAATTATCAACACGAGTTGAGTTGATTCATTACGCAATTAAAGAACAGATTATTGATATATAG
- a CDS encoding sensor histidine kinase has translation MFNQELSQLILAQTTDSVFLIKEHQIIESNRAAEQFLQNYHFQLDKILDICHSQGCALHSVMEKCHDCEIKQHFDPSAFSLVVENINGTKETFSASFTELTSEDFVVLIIRNLTKQDKTTNIFQQKQLVAYVSRAHENERKKIAQDLHDGIAQHVFSTLLEARQIKRTFETNQLVNEKLTQLEEHLVMTLDEVKTLALDLRPAALDDLGLASAITTLIHRMEETTGITINFISQLKHQRFNEQVEITLYRVLQEALMNAIKYAKVSELDVLLVEKDQSLVLEVLDEGVGFSANSPDIKGTGMGLIHIRERVEMIRGQLTIFSTKNLGTQLKVEVPTS, from the coding sequence ATGTTTAATCAAGAACTCAGCCAGTTGATTCTGGCTCAAACAACGGATTCAGTGTTTCTGATTAAGGAGCATCAAATTATTGAAAGCAATAGAGCAGCAGAACAATTTTTGCAAAACTATCATTTCCAGCTAGATAAGATTTTAGATATCTGTCATTCTCAGGGGTGTGCCTTACACTCTGTTATGGAAAAATGCCATGATTGTGAGATTAAACAGCATTTTGATCCAAGTGCTTTTTCCTTAGTGGTTGAAAATATAAATGGAACCAAAGAGACTTTTAGTGCAAGCTTTACTGAGCTTACAAGTGAGGATTTTGTGGTATTGATTATCCGAAATCTAACAAAGCAAGATAAGACGACGAATATTTTTCAGCAAAAGCAATTAGTTGCTTATGTGAGTCGTGCTCATGAGAATGAACGAAAAAAGATTGCCCAAGACTTACATGATGGAATTGCACAGCATGTGTTTAGTACGTTATTAGAAGCAAGGCAAATTAAACGTACTTTTGAGACCAATCAGCTAGTTAATGAAAAATTAACTCAATTAGAAGAGCATTTAGTGATGACTTTAGATGAAGTCAAAACGCTAGCTTTAGATTTACGTCCTGCGGCTTTAGATGACTTAGGTTTGGCTTCGGCTATCACTACATTGATTCATCGGATGGAAGAAACGACAGGAATCACAATAAATTTTATCTCTCAATTAAAGCACCAACGTTTTAATGAACAAGTGGAAATTACATTGTATCGGGTATTACAAGAAGCCTTAATGAATGCGATTAAGTATGCAAAAGTTTCTGAATTAGATGTTTTACTTGTAGAAAAAGACCAGTCTTTAGTTTTGGAAGTTTTAGATGAAGGGGTTGGATTTTCAGCAAATAGTCCTGATATTAAAGGAACTGGAATGGGCTTAATACATATTCGTGAGCGTGTGGAGATGATTAGAGGGCAATTAACTATTTTCTCTACAAAAAATCTAGGGACACAACTAAAAGTGGAAGTTCCAACTTCATAA
- a CDS encoding sirohydrochlorin chelatase: MEGIVYVAHGSQKMGKNQKMQAFYQELIQTHPETEQGLAYLEKHPDTIAVIVAKMYQKGIREFIIVPLLLFSAMHMEEDIPQALKEVELCYSDVTFSVSQPFAQEPEVVTILEERCREKLKDFPTNPAILLVAHGSTNYEKPGKIVEKIAKELAINLELPVTAGVLYGKPDYLLEAKQLIQQHPQILVIPFFLFDGHLLDKIQLALTEIKPNTVIFSYTETLNLDRRLINGINHLMNEARVDG; the protein is encoded by the coding sequence GTGGAAGGAATTGTATATGTGGCTCATGGGAGTCAAAAAATGGGGAAAAATCAAAAAATGCAGGCATTCTATCAAGAATTAATTCAAACTCATCCAGAAACAGAGCAAGGATTGGCTTATTTAGAAAAACATCCAGATACGATTGCAGTAATTGTAGCAAAAATGTATCAAAAAGGAATTCGAGAGTTTATCATCGTTCCGCTATTACTTTTTTCAGCGATGCATATGGAAGAGGATATTCCCCAAGCTCTGAAAGAGGTGGAGCTGTGTTATTCAGACGTGACATTTAGCGTCAGTCAACCATTTGCCCAAGAGCCGGAAGTTGTGACTATTTTAGAAGAGCGCTGTCGTGAGAAGTTAAAGGATTTCCCTACTAATCCAGCAATATTGTTGGTGGCACATGGAAGTACGAACTATGAAAAACCTGGTAAGATTGTAGAAAAAATAGCCAAAGAGTTAGCAATTAATCTAGAATTACCGGTTACAGCCGGTGTGCTTTATGGAAAACCAGATTACTTGCTTGAAGCTAAACAATTAATTCAGCAACATCCGCAAATTTTAGTCATTCCCTTCTTTTTATTTGATGGTCATTTGCTTGATAAAATTCAATTAGCATTGACGGAAATTAAACCAAACACGGTTATTTTTAGCTACACAGAAACCTTGAATTTAGATAGACGACTGATTAATGGTATCAATCATTTAATGAATGAGGCGAGAGTGGATGGCTAA
- a CDS encoding precorrin-2 dehydrogenase/sirohydrochlorin ferrochelatase family protein, which yields MANNYPINLNLMNRRVVVIGGGKIGTRKVLDLLKTEAMIYVVAPKMSETLLKLTSTKVTLIIRPFVPKDIEEAFLVFICTNQTDINQQIVTLCQNGQLVNDCTNKANSDFYNMATIEQSDFAIHLSSDGQNPSRIKQIKQNLIALMENFLD from the coding sequence ATGGCTAATAATTATCCGATTAATTTGAATTTAATGAATAGACGAGTAGTTGTGATTGGCGGCGGAAAAATTGGTACAAGAAAAGTACTAGATTTATTAAAAACAGAAGCTATGATTTATGTTGTAGCTCCAAAGATGTCAGAAACTTTATTAAAGTTAACGTCAACCAAAGTAACGTTAATTATCCGACCTTTTGTGCCGAAAGATATTGAGGAGGCCTTTTTAGTTTTTATTTGCACAAATCAAACAGATATCAATCAGCAAATCGTCACTCTTTGTCAAAATGGGCAGTTAGTTAATGATTGCACAAATAAAGCTAACTCGGATTTTTACAATATGGCTACAATTGAACAATCTGATTTCGCTATTCACCTTTCTTCTGATGGACAAAATCCTAGTCGAATCAAACAAATAAAGCAAAATTTAATTGCATTAATGGAGAACTTTTTAGACTAG